A region from the uncultured Holophaga sp. genome encodes:
- a CDS encoding FUSC family protein, with translation MAWKRFPWVGWSDARLGARLAVVAVAAMLVARLMGLHAFYWAGISALIVSAGSPGGSLVAGMKRSGATLVGLGVGVAMVRLLGHSFLAAGVAIALAILISQGVGLKSAARVAALTTLFPISVVMEGQGLQQSLATSFSRAENVLIGCAVTMVLDWLLWPERPGAKLRRRLELDALDACRQSAELLLAYVGLSGLPVAGSFQAALAAQGERSALLNAAMAEPEEGERTRAGYLARAEVVQRLSEQRQVLGEIVPAALGDRVQGLLREPLAGFARALAAWGGPGSGVQALETARKELDLAYQEIRGERGTLAHPVEEVFRFLGAIQACHGLEAALRRLETGP, from the coding sequence ATGCTCGTGGCCCGGTTGATGGGACTGCACGCCTTCTACTGGGCGGGGATCTCGGCCTTGATCGTCAGTGCGGGGAGCCCTGGGGGAAGCCTGGTCGCTGGAATGAAGCGCTCTGGGGCAACCCTGGTGGGGCTGGGGGTTGGTGTTGCCATGGTCCGCCTCCTGGGGCACTCCTTCCTGGCGGCCGGGGTGGCCATTGCCCTGGCCATCCTGATCAGCCAGGGTGTGGGACTCAAGAGCGCCGCCCGGGTGGCGGCCCTCACCACCCTCTTCCCCATCAGTGTCGTGATGGAGGGGCAGGGGCTCCAGCAGTCCCTGGCCACCTCCTTCAGCCGGGCCGAGAATGTCCTCATCGGGTGCGCTGTGACCATGGTGCTGGACTGGCTCCTTTGGCCGGAGCGCCCTGGGGCCAAGCTCCGGCGGCGCCTGGAGCTGGATGCGTTGGACGCCTGTCGGCAGTCGGCGGAGCTGCTCCTGGCTTATGTGGGATTGAGCGGGCTTCCGGTGGCGGGATCCTTCCAGGCGGCTCTGGCCGCCCAGGGAGAGCGCTCTGCTTTGCTGAACGCCGCCATGGCCGAACCTGAGGAGGGGGAGCGCACCCGCGCAGGCTACCTGGCCCGGGCCGAAGTCGTGCAGCGGCTCTCGGAGCAACGGCAAGTGCTGGGGGAGATCGTCCCGGCTGCCCTCGGGGATCGGGTGCAGGGCCTGCTCCGGGAGCCCCTGGCGGGCTTTGCACGGGCCCTGGCCGCCTGGGGAGGTCCTGGCAGTGGGGTGCAGGCGCTGGAGACCGCCCGGAAGGAACTGGATCTCGCTTACCAGGAGATACGGGGGGAGCGGGGCACCCTGGCCCACCCGGTGGAGGAGGTCTTCCGCTTTCTGGGGGCCATCCAGGCCTGCCATGGTCTCGAGGCGGCTCTCCGGCGCCTGGAGACCGGGCCATGA
- the uvrC gene encoding excinuclease ABC subunit UvrC, whose product MSRGTLTRSNLERSPALARKLQDLPTRPGVYLYRDEAGALLYVGKAKVLRNRVKSYFQTKQHDAKTRRLVARIWDLEFIVCATELEALVLENNLIKEHTPPFNILLRDDKSYPYVKLTWRNAFPQVFVTRKVKKDGSLYFGPFFPASTAYRTAELVHRFFQIRDCDLDIDGKRGRACMKFQLHRCTAPCIGAVDQEAYREQAREARLFLEGKRDELKSRLEAAMWQAAEHSAFEQAARYRDSLQQLDAWFTKQKAAVADQEDMDLYGSAVLDGRACVHRLVLRAGRMVGRQEYVLEEVEAFDGGVLAEVLQRVYAEEPVPARILVELEPENADLLREWLGSMRGAKPFLAVPQRGEKVELLQMAQENARLALERKFEPARLNQAVLEGLQAFLGLAHLPRRMECFDISHGQGREVVASCVVFQDGVPDRGSYRRFKMTNEQNDDFANMHEAITRRFSRLQREGREFPDLLLIDGGLGQLHAAEAALEALGLSTQERASLAKKEELVYRPGLAEPLRIPRSSPVIQLLQRIRDEAHRFAITYHRALRAKRTLQTELTRIPGVGEATARKLLQAFGSVQGVREASLEQLVDAAGRAVAGRVETWRKDAGG is encoded by the coding sequence ATGAGCCGGGGGACCCTGACCCGCAGCAACCTGGAGCGCAGCCCGGCCCTGGCCCGCAAGCTCCAGGACCTGCCCACCCGTCCCGGGGTCTACCTCTATCGGGACGAGGCGGGGGCCCTGCTCTACGTCGGCAAGGCCAAGGTTCTGCGCAACCGGGTGAAGAGCTACTTCCAGACCAAGCAGCACGACGCCAAGACCCGCCGACTGGTGGCCCGCATCTGGGATCTGGAGTTCATCGTCTGCGCCACTGAGCTGGAAGCCCTGGTGCTGGAGAACAACCTCATCAAGGAGCACACCCCGCCCTTCAATATCCTGCTGAGGGATGACAAGAGCTACCCCTACGTCAAGCTCACTTGGCGCAATGCCTTCCCCCAGGTCTTCGTGACCCGCAAGGTGAAGAAGGACGGTAGCCTCTACTTCGGCCCCTTCTTCCCCGCCAGCACTGCCTACCGCACGGCGGAACTGGTCCACCGCTTCTTCCAGATCCGGGACTGCGACCTGGACATCGATGGCAAGCGGGGCAGGGCCTGTATGAAATTCCAGTTGCATCGTTGCACCGCCCCCTGCATCGGGGCCGTGGATCAGGAGGCCTACCGGGAGCAGGCCCGGGAGGCCAGGCTCTTCCTGGAGGGCAAGCGGGATGAGTTGAAGTCCCGGCTGGAGGCGGCCATGTGGCAGGCGGCGGAGCACAGCGCCTTCGAGCAGGCGGCCCGCTACCGGGACAGCCTCCAGCAGTTGGATGCCTGGTTCACCAAGCAGAAGGCGGCGGTGGCCGACCAGGAGGACATGGATCTCTATGGCAGTGCGGTGCTGGATGGGCGGGCCTGCGTCCACCGCCTGGTGCTGCGTGCCGGGCGCATGGTGGGGCGGCAGGAATACGTCCTGGAGGAGGTGGAGGCCTTCGATGGAGGCGTGCTGGCGGAGGTCCTACAGCGGGTCTACGCGGAGGAACCCGTCCCGGCCCGCATCCTGGTGGAGCTGGAACCCGAGAATGCTGATCTTCTGCGGGAGTGGCTGGGCTCCATGCGGGGGGCCAAGCCCTTCCTGGCGGTGCCCCAGCGGGGGGAGAAGGTGGAGCTGCTTCAGATGGCCCAGGAAAACGCCCGGCTGGCCCTGGAGCGGAAGTTCGAGCCCGCCCGGCTCAACCAGGCGGTGCTGGAGGGGCTCCAGGCCTTCCTGGGCCTGGCCCACCTGCCGCGGCGCATGGAGTGCTTCGACATCAGCCACGGCCAGGGCAGGGAGGTGGTCGCCTCCTGCGTGGTCTTCCAGGACGGGGTGCCGGACCGCGGCAGTTACCGGCGCTTCAAGATGACCAACGAGCAGAACGATGACTTCGCCAATATGCATGAGGCCATCACCCGGCGCTTCTCCCGGCTCCAGCGGGAGGGGCGGGAGTTCCCGGACCTGCTGCTCATCGACGGGGGCCTGGGGCAGCTCCACGCCGCCGAAGCCGCCCTCGAGGCTCTGGGGCTCAGTACCCAGGAGCGAGCCTCTCTGGCCAAGAAGGAGGAGCTGGTCTATCGTCCAGGGCTCGCCGAGCCCCTGCGGATCCCCAGGAGCAGCCCGGTGATCCAGCTGCTCCAGCGTATCCGGGACGAGGCCCACCGCTTCGCCATCACCTACCACCGCGCCCTGCGGGCCAAGCGGACCCTCCAGACCGAGTTGACCCGGATCCCGGGGGTGGGGGAGGCCACGGCCCGGAAGCTCCTCCAGGCTTTCGGCAGCGTCCAGGGGGTCCGGGAGGCAAGCCTGGAGCAGCTGGTTGACGCGGCTGGCCGTGCCGTTGCGGGGAGGGTCGAGACCTGGCGGAAGGATGCTGGAGGCTGA